A window of Hordeum vulgare subsp. vulgare chromosome 5H, MorexV3_pseudomolecules_assembly, whole genome shotgun sequence genomic DNA:
GACCCTCAAAGCCGACGCTCTTCATGAATGACGAGCAATCAGGGCCGTCAGCTGTGCCATTCCATTGAACAACTTGTGGGCGTTGGCGAAACTTGCCGTCGAAAACGATCGGGGTTGCTTCCTTTGCGTCCCGTCAGACGTGTGTCTAGCGCCACTATACCTCGGTGTTACGTTGAGGTCGATGACACCCGTGGGCGTGGCCGGAGCAACCATGCTGCCCTTCGACGACGTGGAGAACGTGTCTGCCCATGGCCGTAAGGCGGCGGACCGGGTGTGCTAGACGGGCACAACGACCTGTACCGAGGAGGACGACCGGCCAACGATCCCGTGCTCGTCACTACCATGGCAGCGACCGAGAGGATGACCGGTGGTGGTCGTGCCAGCCCTAGTATGAGGAAGGCGTGCGTCTTGGATACGAGGGATTCCATCTTCCCGTCATCGGCAAGATGCTTTGCTTGACGCCGCGCGCCGACCTCGGCGGTGTAGTTCGTAGACGCCTTCATCTCCGTCGTCTTTGCCCGCCGAGCCCTCCTTTTCGCCGCGTCGGCATCGAGCTTGGCGATCTTCGTCGGCGTGCACTCGAACTGAGGCTTCCAGGGACCCTTGTACCCTTCTTCTTCGTCGCGAGGGCGCGTGGCCGCGGCCGCATCGCCGAGGTTCGTCGGGTCGTCGTCCATGAATGAGGGAGGGAAGGGAGCACGCGGGAGGGTTTGGACGAATTGAAGGGAAAGTGGGAGGGGTATGTCTCCGATTGATGGGTCACGGAGGGATAAAGGCATGCGTTCCATCCGTCCGCGTGCTATTCATTACGCGGCAAACACGATCCAAACTTGAAACGAGAATGAATCAAAAACAGATAAAAAACGGACATTTATTCGTTTACTCTCGCGCGTTAAAAAGATCTGTGGTGGTGGGTTGGACATGCCCTTATCCTGCGTGCGTTTCGCCGAGGATTTGGTTGCTTGTGCAGCCATATGGCCCTGGAGGTCTGGGGGGCGGGAGGTCCCGGTTATGCTGCGCGTGACGTACGCTGCAGTGACTCCTCTACATTCGTATGCAGCGATTCCTCTACGTCCGCGCCGCTGCACGGAGCAGAGACCTCGGGATTTGTGCGTGTTCCCATTTTTTGCCGAAGAAAAGAAATTttgagttgttgtttttttgggCAGAAATCGCTGAAATCCGAACATCCGATACTGTTGCTGGGGCTGGGGCTCGGGCATCGATGTTTAGGTTTTGGTTTCGTTGAGCTGGATCTGGCTCGATGTGTACGTACTGTTCTCCACAGGAAAAGAGAACGGGGAAATAGCGTAGTGGTGGTATGGAAGGGGAAGGGAAAAGCGTGGGGGAATGGCAATGGCGCTGGCGCCACAGGGCCAAGGAATGATGAAACATCGCTTCTTGATCCGACGTATCCTGGGATGGGATTGGATGGGATGGACACTTCatgcgccaccaccaccaccaccagttcGACATGACTTGtagtacatcatcatcatcatcagacacACATAAaattgcatctctctctctctctctttgatgatCCGTGTCCCAGTTCCTCGGCGATGATAATACAAAAGGGAAACTTGTAAAACTAAGCAGAGAACTTATCTACTACACGGACACCCAAGTCCCGGTCCTTTCTTACATGGCTGCCTGAACCTCTGGCTGTACAACATCAGTACGTGCATGTACTCTACTACCTACTACTCCGACAAAACAGTACTGCTAGTCTGCTACCGCTACTGCATGCTACCTGCGCGCCGATCCGGCCGGACTGGCCGCCGGAGCTCGCGCGCCTGTGAGTCCCTGGACCCAGCCTCGCGTTCGTACCGAGCGGGTGGATGCAGATCAGTACACTTCACAGAGCGCGCGTGCGTGAACCGGCTAGCTCACGGGTCACGGCCTCCGTCGCCGTTCACCCATGGCCGGCCCGATCATGCATGCGTCTGTGTGTCCGTCTCTGATCATGAGCCACGTACGGCAAGTTTCCATCGTCTCCGGATCGCTTCATTTATGTATGTGTGCACGATCGTGTCCTTTTCGTCGCCATCATCGTGCTTCCGAGCTTTTCATTATCCTCAGCCTCTTGCAGGACGAGATGAACATGCTGCAAAACCAAACGAAGAAATCACCCGTTAGTTAGACTCATTTTTGGTCAGTTGGTATATGCAAATTAATTAAGATGGGTACGTGTTGGTGTGCTTACTCCCAGGGGACGTCGCCGGCGAGCATGAGGTCGCCGTCCTTGTCCTCGTAGGCCATGGCGAAGGGGGCGTTGTCcggggaggagcaggaggagaagcagccgAAGAGCGCGTCCAGCGCCGCGCGCAGCTCCCGGTACCCGCCGTACGTCCTCAGGTCCACCTTCCGAAGGTACGGCGCCCCGTCCATGCTCACCTTCACGTAcagcccccctcctcctccggcggacCTCTTGCTCCCCGCCTCGCCGGCGCCTTTGCTCTCCTTCGCCGCCGCCGACTGGAACGTGCTCTTCCGGTACGCGCCCACCGGCGGCCACCCAACAACCTGAACCCTGCGCGCACAGACCAAAAATCTCCATCAGCTCCTGTCCCGCACAACCAGTCCATATGCCATGCACGTAGGCCGGCCGTAGCCTTGCCGCTAGCTTACTTGGAAGCCGGTGCGGCGTCGTGGTCGTCGGTCCCGGAGGCCTCGCTGGCCGCCGCAGCCACGGTCGACGACGGCCGCTTCTTCTGCGCCGCCGACGACGCGCCGAACcccccgtctccgccgccgctgccgggCGGGCCGAGCCGCAGCTCTGCGTCGATGATCTCCATGGACGGCCGGCCGGGAAACGAGAAGTGCGTGAGCCTGCTCGGGCGGATGGTGGAGGCGGAGCTGGGCCAGGTAGCGTGGCgtgtggtggaggtggaggtgtggGCGTTGCTTCGCTTCGGTTGCGCGCCTGCCCGCCCCCGCCATATATAGCGCCGGGTGGTGGTTGCGTGCTGGGTCGGTCGCTCGCGAGGAAAGGGATGGTGATGGCGCGGTGAGGAGGGGAGGCGGGTGGGCCGGGGGGACAGCGCGGGAGGTGCTGTGTCTGGGCCCCGGCGGACAGGCGGGCCCGGGGGTGATGGACCGGGTCGGGGCAGATTCCCGGCGCTGCCTGGTGGCGGGCCCCCGGCCTGTCTGGCACATGCGGCGGGGCCCTGCCGCCGGTGTGGCGCACGTACGTACGTGTCGCGCGCGGTGGCTCGCCCAGTCTGGTCTGGTCTTCACCACGGTCACGGCCAGCCACCCCCCGgtcattcatgcatgcatgcatgcatgccgcgCTCTACGTACGAATACGTTTTTTTTAGGAAACCCAGGTGAATTAAATAAGTCGATGGTACCACGTGCGTGCTTTGTTTTACTTTAGTCAGCTGATCGCTTTTTTTTTTCCTACCCTGCTTACTTATGCATGCTGTAATTATGTCATGTGAGGACGTACGTGCACGCTGCATGTATGGTGGCATGGTGCAGTCCAGCGTTAGAGTAGACACGATGATCTCTTATAGTTTTATACTTTGCCTGGTTCAAACATGTTCATGAAGCAGAGACGACATGCATGAATGAATTAGCTGAAGATCGAGATGCCGATCGACGTACGTACGTAGCCATCTCTTGCACCGTCCGTCCGCCCCACTCTTTTCTTCACCTGGCACGACCAAGACGCCACAGTCCACTTGCTTTTGCTCGACCCAACTTGTGATCAACCAGGTTACGCAACGATCGACAGCGTGACGGTACGGTCTAATCCTAAATCCCGAGGGTCTAGGCGTATATAGCACTATACCAGCCGCACACGTATGCATCTATCTATATATATCACGGCCAGCTTTCGTGCGTGGATGCCGGTGGGACCGTGGCGAACGCACGTACGTGTCGGCGCGCGGGTCGGCCAGTCTCTGGCCTTCAAGGTCATGAATGTCACGCTCTACGTACTACCTACTGTAGTACGAAGCCTGAATAACTATTCCAGTGTGGAACGCAGAGTCACACACTGGTGATGCATGCACTGGTGCTCACGCTGTGATTTTTTGAGGGCGTGCCCGCATGATTCTGAATCAGATGATGCATGCATGCCTGCCATGCATGTATGTTACAATTGGTAAATTATATTGTGGAACGCCTTCCTTTTGTGGAACCAACCCATCAGGGCTGTCGACCACGAGGGTGATCTCGTCAATCTCAAGATTTGATATCGGTACAGTATCTCGAAGGTACTCATACGCATAGTATCTATGTGTATATGTTCATCCAGATAAATGTATATACGTGTATACAGAGTTATATACATATGTGATATGATTGCATCGTGTTAAAAAAAACTGATAAACTAAATTCGTCCATGACTATGGTCTCACTCGCACGCACGCATGTATCGTATGGTTCAGTGAAAACGCATTAATCCCTTGGTTTTACTTGGCCTGGtcaagttgtagtagtagtagttctgGAAGAGACAGCATTAGCTAGCTCCTCATTCATGACACCGACACATCCACTACTTCTTCCACCCGCGTTTCCGCGCTTTTCCTCACCTGCTTCCACCCGCGGTCACCTTTTTCCTTGACCCGGCACGCCAAAGTGATGAGAGACCGCTTGCTTCGTGGAGCCAAACTTCTGGTTTTAGCCAAGGCAGCTGCCATATCTACTCCTGAAATCCGAGGGTCTAGGCAAATACAGCAGACACGCAGAGACGCggacgcatgcatgcatgcatgcacatgaCCGGCCAGCTTTCGTGCGCGCAGGGGTTGCCCAACGAACCCAGACAAGATGGCGAGCTGGCGAGGCACGCAAGCGGAGGCCCATGCAACCCTCGCCCGCCCGCTTCTGCGTTGTGCGATAATGCATGCACCGCCGATGATAATGGAATAGACAAACGAAACAAGCGCATATGCACGCACATCTCGTGCCGTCGACCCGGGGCGGCCACGCCTTTCCCGCTGGGGCCGCGGGGTCGTTGCCTGTCCCCTCGTGATCGCATTCACGGCCGCGGCCAACCAACCGGCCACGGCCAGGCCAGCTAGCCCAGCCACACTCCAAAGCAGCAGGCGAGCCCCGATCTGATTCCCTGCATGGCTTGCTTGCATGATTCTGGAAGAAAAAAAACGATCGCATGCGACCTTGTCGCcctgatttttcttcttcttcttcttcttcttcttttgcgtgCAAGAATAGCTAAACGAGAGAGAGGGTAGAACTGCCGATGTATATTGTGCATGGCAGGTACATAGAGCCGACCCCCCGCCTGGTCTCCCGAGTAGATAGGCACGCACGCCATCGTGGAGAGGTGGTTGAGATCCTGAAGACTAGGACTACATACAACAATATTGCATGGTACATGCACAAGTGTATATGACTCCAACATAaacgactcctacgatacaagacgctccaagcaaaaacacctaacatgtggtgaatataaatatagccccaagtaacgttaccgatgaattgaagacgagagaggggatgcgttcccggggcatccccaagcttaggtttttacggcatccttgaatcttttggggtgccttgggcatccccaagcttgagctcttgccactcttcatctctttgtc
This region includes:
- the LOC123398884 gene encoding auxin-responsive protein IAA14-like; protein product: MEIIDAELRLGPPGSGGGDGGFGASSAAQKKRPSSTVAAAASEASGTDDHDAAPASKVQVVGWPPVGAYRKSTFQSAAAKESKGAGEAGSKRSAGGGGGLYVKVSMDGAPYLRKVDLRTYGGYRELRAALDALFGCFSSCSSPDNAPFAMAYEDKDGDLMLAGDVPWDMFISSCKRLRIMKSSEAR